A window from Acropora palmata chromosome 14, jaAcrPala1.3, whole genome shotgun sequence encodes these proteins:
- the LOC141865546 gene encoding transcription elongation factor A N-terminal and central domain-containing protein 2-like, which produces MDKFVIRSKLPARGERKAVVKENKKKQATIESLASVVVVEEIQRLKCELDNDHSPPETIVSSLKLLGAKNLSKDVLLTTKIGHTVNRLRRHGSNEVIREQAKLVFRRWRGFIRDSGKEKPLIEVHCDKKTEVLRGKARQLLADALHVTLQTSGGLPELIERTMFQRHGRLISNNYKRRMRSLVFTLKHKDAIRKKVLSGEISVDRLVSLPSDQLTS; this is translated from the exons atGGACAAATTTGTCATTCGATCTAAACTTCCTGCTAGAGGTGAACGCAAGGCTGttgtgaaagaaaacaaaaagaaacaggcAACTATTGAAAGCCTAGCG AGCGTGGTTGTAGTTGAAGAAATACAGCGTCTCAAATGTGAACTGGATAATGATCATTCCCCACCAGAGACAATTGTATCATCTTTAAAACTGTTAGGAGCAAAAAATTTATCGAAAGATGTCTTGTTGACCACAAAAATTGGTCACACAGTGAATCGCTTAAGGCGTCACGGAAGCAATGAGGTGATTAGAGAACAGGCAAAGCTGGTATTCAGAAGATGGAGAGGGTTCATTAGAGATTCAGGAAAGGAAAAGCCCCTGATAGAAGTCCATTGTGACAAGAAAACTGAAGTTCTTAGAGGAAAAGCAAGGCAGTTATTAGCTGATGCTCTTCATGTGACG TTGCAGACTTCTGGAGGTTTACCCGAACTTATTGAAAGGACTATGTTTCAAAGGCATGGCCGGCTTATAAGCAACAATTACAAGAGAAGGATGCGCTCTTTAGTTTTCACTCTAAAACATAAAGATGCTATCCGAAAAAAAGTCTTGAGTGGGGAAATATCTGTGGATAGACTTGTCTCTTTACCATCTGATCAGCTTACATCATAA
- the LOC141865542 gene encoding uncharacterized protein LOC141865542 isoform X2 yields the protein MTYYWYLYELPCLFSKLWRHVPTASTNSYFLDVFCLKKIQDMAFDNKKAIWLTAGVLSGLGTMFCIRAFRKFIKEKSTRKPLSMMEDSIRLEDLEVLVRSANYSLRKSAEQVVLDRAMKDENIYFIVKTCYSKNELQILKSVVALSVLVKNSERVDRDRLIERGVLESLSHALVNSVMIEFKELANMGGYDFRLQRCASESLFHLIYDDDSAKIRLVEANSFIVGALIKLMAETRNKEVMRWSVFIIHQLSACDSLRSLIIDNGVVSTVSEMLVRNQGDFVLMRTCLHTMLMFVNNNTEEEVVHLKEMAKYDVFRPAVVSLRADDSDLVYWAAGLLHQFAIQDLHKAEICAIPNIIKALQNVLCSSEAILQRLILRVLSFLCVGNQPFRTKVLACSSLLARLPVCLASGDNDIVHWAVVLLHDLILSEGSHTANRAAAMRVLSAANDVIKSLVLLVSRTENILIRLVAELLGLFCTMENLQKKVLEDGCLKAILTYAVSSDSELQLWASALLLNVAMMSDEIKGEIIRLGGLKPLMELAIGDSDHPRCAIHAAKTLVMLGFLDTKIPVNIKSSGYKTGDQASICINGKEYSLNKPGINIVVMDLLTFQVTERASFDTGHDKEASEQLIECIDMIPVGSLVFMAVRGEANYFLSDKAKMCLKDVGLEECDFKTGELWSLCGYKNRDKGTAVAFLQGYDVAQLDTSLNLGCYTNEQVQGYILLPLIELLMSTPASLAISKVSELELLTVLARHDNHKEVMVNSDGFMDYIVELINNMSHKTADQLRANPLVIAHCIGAMKILTAISIAKESHEGFTQHNVVDTILALLSLINGIQLGGLKEGLLLSGAGQLQIDGVHDWQSDHGFSITHTFASPCENVSTIAEEVKLTASGLRSPLLDHTQDAATPLSTVQLKNSLTKKSSVKPRQPERVSGEAVVHDDLDEAFSNLTGLSMVTLYNCIDLISSSEESREHFLKAGAMQIVWCRLLTANASTLQQIALPTEMLLNTCCCMSMLEKYYSDILVELDEHSKTPALVISADRLEVANPNWTFESVRATLCVGRGLSAGPPFPAGWYYEVTLKSSGILQIGWQTEDCRYGPERGAGVGDDKNSCAFDGARCKIWSGPLGEQINNDYGKEWSSGDVLSCLFSWNGEVSYWLNGVDMDVAFRGLNTGVNWYPAASVAMDQTCSFNFGDKPFRYNIPEGYVAVSHIVSNLVKKNPLRLSSCWTPVSGSFESIVEEDEELNDDKDLETTNTEPGNRDASSSSKKVDILVMNEKPTQLTLEHGSSASEMFSDPRETSELCGSSLTQSLEPASHSLTFGTPSCSILTETPRASPIKPQPSTLTYTPGSIEQTPLSAEGTGETIAPEEKPPCEEKHVTSTPYLEFDSMMASKDLRDSRMGTRDGISQSDDTFMCELERVIPCLYFEAELKQAPCRVKQMGFINKETKEKIYCDIHDGHLQLPKTSSPSSCEQERVPDIVGCAVVLSTGQVMFTLDGVPTGQFYDFPTPIDRLSPYISCTRIRCNYGQRSFLFEDANTKESFSCSGSLLYNCLRSVNTVKKH from the exons ATGACTTATTATTGGTACTTATATGAACTACCTTGTCTATTTTCAAAACTATGGCGGCACGTACCCACGGCGTCCACTAATTCGTACTTTTTGGATGTATTTTGCCTTAAAAAAATCCAGGATATGGCGTTCGACAACAAAAAGGCCATATGGCTTACTGCTGGGGTTTTGTCTGGACTAGGTACAATGTTTTGTATACGAGCATTCCGCAAGTTTATCAAGGAGAAAAGCACACGAAAACCATTGTCCATGATGGAAGATAGCATTCGGTTAGAAGACCTCGAAGTTCTTGTTCGCTCAGCGAACTATTCTCTGAGAAAAAGCGCAGAACAAGTTGTGCTAGACAGAGCTATGAAGGACGAGAACATTTATTTCATCGTAAAAACATGTTACAGCAAAAATgaacttcaaattttgaaatctgtAGTTGCGCTGTCAGTTTTGGTGAAGAACTCAGAAAGGGTTGACCGAGACAGGCTGATAGAACGTGGTGTGTTGGAGTCACTGTCACATGCTCTTGTTAATTCAGTGATGATTGAATTTAAAGAACTTGCTAACATGGGAGGGTATGATTTTCGCTTGCAGCGCTGTGCGTCAGAATCGCTTTTTCATCTTATTTATGATGATGACTCAGCAAAAATCCGTTTAGTTGAGGCCAACTCATTCATTGTGGGAGCTCTTATCAAGCTGATGgctgaaacaagaaataagGAAGTAATGCGATGGAGTGTTTTCATAATCCATCAGCTGTCAGCTTGTGACTCATTACGATCCCTCATCATAGACAATGGGGTGGTATCAACAGTGTCAGAAATGCTTGTGCGAAATCAAGGGGACTTTGTGTTGATGAGGACTTGTTTACACACCATGTTGATGTTTGTGAACAATAACACAGAAGAGGAAGTTGTTCATCTCAAAGAAATGGCCAAATATGATGTATTTAGACCAGCTGTTGTATCCCTCAGAGCTG ATGACAGTGATCTTGTTTATTGGGCTGCTGGCCTGCTTCACCAATTTGCTATCCAAGACCTTCATAAAGCAGAGATATGTGCTATTCCGAACATCATCAAAGCACTTCAGAATGTGCTTTGTTCAAGTGAAGCCATCTTACAAAGACTAATATTACGTGTTCTCAGCTTCCTGTGTGTTGGAAATCAGCCATTCCGCACTAAAGTTCTGGCTTGTTCGTCCCTTTTGGCTCGACTTCCAGTCTGTCTTGCATCTGGTGATAATGATATTGTCCACTGGGCTGTTGTGTTGCTTCATGATTTGATTCTCTCTGAAG GCTCTCACACTGCAAACCGTGCAGCAGCAATGAGAGTGTTGTCTGCAGCCAATGATGTCATAAAGTCTCTTGTGTTATTGGTATCCAGGacagaaaacattttaattcGCCTGGTTGCTGAACTACTTGGTCTCTTTTGTACCATGG AAAATTTGCAGAAAAAAGTTCTTGAAGATGGTTGCTTGAAAGCCATTCTTACATATGCAGTATCCAGTGATTCAGAGCTTCAATTGTGGGCCTCAGCTCTTCTGTTGAACGTGGCTATGATGTCAGATGAAATTAAAGGAGAAATCATCCGATTGGGTGGACTGAAACCTCTTATGGAGTTGGCAATTGGAGACAGTGACCACCCACGCTGTGCAATACATGCTGCCAAGACACTTGTTATGCTCGGTTTTCTTG ACACAAAAATCCCAGTGAACATCAAATCTTCTGGTTACAAAACTGGTGATCAAGCAAGCATTTGTATCAATGGCAAAGAGTATAGTCTCAACAAACCAGGCATCAATATTGTAGTCATGGATCTTTTgacttttcaagtgactgaAAGAGCTTCATTTGACACTGGACATGATAAAGAAGCCAGTGAACAACTTATTGAATGTATAGACATGATACCTGTTGGCTCTTTAGTGTTCATGGCTGTCAGGGGAGAAGCAAACTATTTCTTGTCTG ATAAAGCCAAGATGTGTCTCAAAGATGTTGGGCTTGAAGAGTGTGACTTTAAAACTGGTGAACTGTGGTCGTTATGTGGCTACAAAAACAGAGATAAAGGAACAGCTGTAGCTTTTCTTCAAGGGTATGATGTAGCCCAGTTGGACACTTCACTGAATCTTG GTTGTTATACCAATGAACAGGTCCAAGGGTACATCTTGCTTCCCTTGATTGAACTTCTAATGAGCACACCTGCATCACTTGCCATAAGTAAAGTATCTGAATTGGAGCTTCTCACTGTATTAGCAAGACATGACAATCACAAAGAAG TGATGGTCAATTCAGATGGTTTCATGGATTACATTGTAGAGCTGATTAACAACATGTCTCACAAGACTGCTGATCAGCTAAGAGCCAATCCACTTGTGATAGCACATTGCATTGGTGCCATGAAGATCTTAACTGCTATAAGTATTGCAAAGGAAAGCCAT gaAGGGTTCACCCAGCACAATGTGGTGGACACGATTCTAGCTCTTCTTTCCTTAATTAATGGCATCCAACTTGGTGGATTAAAAGAGGGGTTGTTATTGAGTGGAGCTGGTCAGTTACAGATTGATGGAGTACATGACTGGCAAAGTGACCATGGGTTTTCTATAACACACACATTTGCTTCACCTTGTGAAAATGTTTCCACCATTGCTGAGGAAG TGAAACTGACGGCAAGTGGTCTGAGATCACCTTTACTGGACCACACCCAAGATGCTGCAACCCCGTTAAGTACGGTGCAGTTGAAGAATTCTTTAACAAAGAAATCCAGCGTCAAACCTCGTCAGCCAGAAAGAGTATCGGGAGAGGCGGTAGTTCATGATGACTTAGATGAAGCATTTTCTAACCTGACAGGATTGAGTATGGTAACTCTGTACAACTGCATTGACTTGATTTCAAGCTCAGAAGAATCACGGGAACATTTCCTCAAAGCGGGTGCGATGCAAATTGTATGGTGTCGTCTTTTGACAGCCAATGCATCTACCCTTCAGCAAATCGCCTTGCCAACAGAAATGCTTCTGAATACGTGTTGCTGTATGAGCATGTTAGAGAAATACTATTCTG ACATCCTTGTTGAATTGGATGAACATAGCAAGACTCCAGCACTGGTGATAAGTGCTGATCGTTTGGAAGTAGCAAACCCCAACTGGACATTTGAAAGCGTTCGCGCGACCTTGTGTGTGGGACGTGGGTTGTCCGCGGGTCCCCCTTTCCCAGCAGGCTGGTATTATGAAGTCACACTCAAGTCTTCCGGGATTCTTCAGATAG GTTGGCAAACTGAGGATTGCCGCTATGGTCCTGAGAGGGGCGCAGGTGTTGGCGATGACAAGAACTCGTGCGCCTTTGATGGTGCGCGTTGTAAAATCTGGAGTGGGCCTCTCGGAGAACAAATTAACAATGACTATGGCAAAGAGTGGAGTTCCGGTGATGTGCTGAGCTGTCTGTTTTCGTGGAATGGCGAGGTGTCATATTGGCTCAATGGAGTAGACATGGACGTGGCATTCAGGGGCTTAAACACCGGAGTTAATTGGTATCCTGCAGCATCAGTTGCAATGGATCAGACGTGCAGCTTCAATTTTGGTGACAAGCCTTTCAG GTATAACATTCCCGAAGGCTATGTGGCAGTAAGCCATATAGTTAGCAATTTGGTTAAGAAGAACCCCCTGCGACTTTCGTCTTGCTGGACCCCAGTGAGTGGTAGCTTTGAGAGCATTgttgaagaagacgaagaactAAATGATGACAAGGACTTAGAAACCACCAATACAGAGCCTG GTAACAGAGACGCGAGTTCTTCAAGTAAAAAAGTCGACATTCTCGTCATGAACGAAAAACCAACACAACTAACATTGGAACATGGCTCCTCTGCCTCTGAGATGTTTTCTGACCCTCGTGAGACTAGTGAATTGTGTGGCTCTTCTCTTACTCAATCACTTGAACCAGCAAGCCATTCTTTAACCTTCGGTACACCATCGTGTAGTATTTTAACTGAAACGCCTCGCGCGTCCCCAATAAAACCTCAACCAAGCACACTGACATATACTCCGGGCAGCATCGAGCAGACTCCACTGTCAGCGGAAGGGACTGGTGAAACGATAGCCCCAGAAGAAAAGCCCCCCTGCGAAGAGAAGCACGTGACAAGTACGCCCTATTTGGAGTTTGACTCTATGATGGCATCCAAAGATTTACGTGATTCTAGAATGGGCACACGGGACGGAATTTCACAGTCTGACGATACATTCATGTGTGAGCTTG AGCGTGTTATACCGTGTCTTTATTTCGAAGCAGAGTTGAAGCAAGCACCATGTCGCGTCAAGCAAATGGGTTTTATCaacaaagaaacgaaagaGAAAATTTACTGTGACATACATGACGGGCACCTTCAGTTACCTAAAACGTCCAGTCCCTCCTCTTGCGAGCAAGAAAGGGTCCCGGATATTGTGGGATGTGCTGTTGTATTGTCCACTGGGCAAGTAATGTTCACTTTGGACGGTGTTCCAACTGGCCAGTTTTATGACTTTCCCACACCCATTGATCGCCTTTCTCCCTATATATCATGTACAAGAATACGCTGTAATTATGGACAGCGCTCATTCCTGTTTGAGGATGCGAACACGAAAGAGTCGTTTTCTTGTAGCGGCTCCCTGTTGTATAACTGTTTGCGATCAGTTAATACTGTAAAGAAACACTAA
- the LOC141865542 gene encoding uncharacterized protein LOC141865542 isoform X1, protein MTYYWYLYELPCLFSKLWRHVPTASTNSYFLDVFCLKKIQDMAFDNKKAIWLTAGVLSGLGTMFCIRAFRKFIKEKSTRKPLSMMEDSIRLEDLEVLVRSANYSLRKSAEQVVLDRAMKDENIYFIVKTCYSKNELQILKSVVALSVLVKNSERVDRDRLIERGVLESLSHALVNSVMIEFKELANMGGYDFRLQRCASESLFHLIYDDDSAKIRLVEANSFIVGALIKLMAETRNKEVMRWSVFIIHQLSACDSLRSLIIDNGVVSTVSEMLVRNQGDFVLMRTCLHTMLMFVNNNTEEEVVHLKEMAKYDVFRPAVVSLRADDSDLVYWAAGLLHQFAIQDLHKAEICAIPNIIKALQNVLCSSEAILQRLILRVLSFLCVGNQPFRTKVLACSSLLARLPVCLASGDNDIVHWAVVLLHDLILSEGSHTANRAAAMRVLSAANDVIKSLVLLVSRTENILIRLVAELLGLFCTMENLQKKVLEDGCLKAILTYAVSSDSELQLWASALLLNVAMMSDEIKGEIIRLGGLKPLMELAIGDSDHPRCAIHAAKTLVMLGFLDTKIPVNIKSSGYKTGDQASICINGKEYSLNKPGINIVVMDLLTFQVTERASFDTGHDKEASEQLIECIDMIPVGSLVFMAVRGEANYFLSDKAKMCLKDVGLEECDFKTGELWSLCGYKNRDKGTAVAFLQGYDVAQLDTSLNLGCYTNEQVQGYILLPLIELLMSTPASLAISKVSELELLTVLARHDNHKEVMVNSDGFMDYIVELINNMSHKTADQLRANPLVIAHCIGAMKILTAISIAKESHEGFTQHNVVDTILALLSLINGIQLGGLKEGLLLSGAGQLQIDGVHDWQSDHGFSITHTFASPCENVSTIAEEVKLTASGLRSPLLDHTQDAATPLSTVQLKNSLTKKSSVKPRQPERVSGEAVVHDDLDEAFSNLTGLSMVTLYNCIDLISSSEESREHFLKAGAMQIVWCRLLTANASTLQQIALPTEMLLNTCCCMSMLEKYYSDILVELDEHSKTPALVISADRLEVANPNWTFESVRATLCVGRGLSAGPPFPAGWYYEVTLKSSGILQIGWQTEDCRYGPERGAGVGDDKNSCAFDGARCKIWSGPLGEQINNDYGKEWSSGDVLSCLFSWNGEVSYWLNGVDMDVAFRGLNTGVNWYPAASVAMDQTCSFNFGDKPFRYNIPEGYVAVSHIVSNLVKKNPLRLSSCWTPVSGSFESIVEEDEELNDDKDLETTNTEPGSHGNRDASSSSKKVDILVMNEKPTQLTLEHGSSASEMFSDPRETSELCGSSLTQSLEPASHSLTFGTPSCSILTETPRASPIKPQPSTLTYTPGSIEQTPLSAEGTGETIAPEEKPPCEEKHVTSTPYLEFDSMMASKDLRDSRMGTRDGISQSDDTFMCELERVIPCLYFEAELKQAPCRVKQMGFINKETKEKIYCDIHDGHLQLPKTSSPSSCEQERVPDIVGCAVVLSTGQVMFTLDGVPTGQFYDFPTPIDRLSPYISCTRIRCNYGQRSFLFEDANTKESFSCSGSLLYNCLRSVNTVKKH, encoded by the exons ATGACTTATTATTGGTACTTATATGAACTACCTTGTCTATTTTCAAAACTATGGCGGCACGTACCCACGGCGTCCACTAATTCGTACTTTTTGGATGTATTTTGCCTTAAAAAAATCCAGGATATGGCGTTCGACAACAAAAAGGCCATATGGCTTACTGCTGGGGTTTTGTCTGGACTAGGTACAATGTTTTGTATACGAGCATTCCGCAAGTTTATCAAGGAGAAAAGCACACGAAAACCATTGTCCATGATGGAAGATAGCATTCGGTTAGAAGACCTCGAAGTTCTTGTTCGCTCAGCGAACTATTCTCTGAGAAAAAGCGCAGAACAAGTTGTGCTAGACAGAGCTATGAAGGACGAGAACATTTATTTCATCGTAAAAACATGTTACAGCAAAAATgaacttcaaattttgaaatctgtAGTTGCGCTGTCAGTTTTGGTGAAGAACTCAGAAAGGGTTGACCGAGACAGGCTGATAGAACGTGGTGTGTTGGAGTCACTGTCACATGCTCTTGTTAATTCAGTGATGATTGAATTTAAAGAACTTGCTAACATGGGAGGGTATGATTTTCGCTTGCAGCGCTGTGCGTCAGAATCGCTTTTTCATCTTATTTATGATGATGACTCAGCAAAAATCCGTTTAGTTGAGGCCAACTCATTCATTGTGGGAGCTCTTATCAAGCTGATGgctgaaacaagaaataagGAAGTAATGCGATGGAGTGTTTTCATAATCCATCAGCTGTCAGCTTGTGACTCATTACGATCCCTCATCATAGACAATGGGGTGGTATCAACAGTGTCAGAAATGCTTGTGCGAAATCAAGGGGACTTTGTGTTGATGAGGACTTGTTTACACACCATGTTGATGTTTGTGAACAATAACACAGAAGAGGAAGTTGTTCATCTCAAAGAAATGGCCAAATATGATGTATTTAGACCAGCTGTTGTATCCCTCAGAGCTG ATGACAGTGATCTTGTTTATTGGGCTGCTGGCCTGCTTCACCAATTTGCTATCCAAGACCTTCATAAAGCAGAGATATGTGCTATTCCGAACATCATCAAAGCACTTCAGAATGTGCTTTGTTCAAGTGAAGCCATCTTACAAAGACTAATATTACGTGTTCTCAGCTTCCTGTGTGTTGGAAATCAGCCATTCCGCACTAAAGTTCTGGCTTGTTCGTCCCTTTTGGCTCGACTTCCAGTCTGTCTTGCATCTGGTGATAATGATATTGTCCACTGGGCTGTTGTGTTGCTTCATGATTTGATTCTCTCTGAAG GCTCTCACACTGCAAACCGTGCAGCAGCAATGAGAGTGTTGTCTGCAGCCAATGATGTCATAAAGTCTCTTGTGTTATTGGTATCCAGGacagaaaacattttaattcGCCTGGTTGCTGAACTACTTGGTCTCTTTTGTACCATGG AAAATTTGCAGAAAAAAGTTCTTGAAGATGGTTGCTTGAAAGCCATTCTTACATATGCAGTATCCAGTGATTCAGAGCTTCAATTGTGGGCCTCAGCTCTTCTGTTGAACGTGGCTATGATGTCAGATGAAATTAAAGGAGAAATCATCCGATTGGGTGGACTGAAACCTCTTATGGAGTTGGCAATTGGAGACAGTGACCACCCACGCTGTGCAATACATGCTGCCAAGACACTTGTTATGCTCGGTTTTCTTG ACACAAAAATCCCAGTGAACATCAAATCTTCTGGTTACAAAACTGGTGATCAAGCAAGCATTTGTATCAATGGCAAAGAGTATAGTCTCAACAAACCAGGCATCAATATTGTAGTCATGGATCTTTTgacttttcaagtgactgaAAGAGCTTCATTTGACACTGGACATGATAAAGAAGCCAGTGAACAACTTATTGAATGTATAGACATGATACCTGTTGGCTCTTTAGTGTTCATGGCTGTCAGGGGAGAAGCAAACTATTTCTTGTCTG ATAAAGCCAAGATGTGTCTCAAAGATGTTGGGCTTGAAGAGTGTGACTTTAAAACTGGTGAACTGTGGTCGTTATGTGGCTACAAAAACAGAGATAAAGGAACAGCTGTAGCTTTTCTTCAAGGGTATGATGTAGCCCAGTTGGACACTTCACTGAATCTTG GTTGTTATACCAATGAACAGGTCCAAGGGTACATCTTGCTTCCCTTGATTGAACTTCTAATGAGCACACCTGCATCACTTGCCATAAGTAAAGTATCTGAATTGGAGCTTCTCACTGTATTAGCAAGACATGACAATCACAAAGAAG TGATGGTCAATTCAGATGGTTTCATGGATTACATTGTAGAGCTGATTAACAACATGTCTCACAAGACTGCTGATCAGCTAAGAGCCAATCCACTTGTGATAGCACATTGCATTGGTGCCATGAAGATCTTAACTGCTATAAGTATTGCAAAGGAAAGCCAT gaAGGGTTCACCCAGCACAATGTGGTGGACACGATTCTAGCTCTTCTTTCCTTAATTAATGGCATCCAACTTGGTGGATTAAAAGAGGGGTTGTTATTGAGTGGAGCTGGTCAGTTACAGATTGATGGAGTACATGACTGGCAAAGTGACCATGGGTTTTCTATAACACACACATTTGCTTCACCTTGTGAAAATGTTTCCACCATTGCTGAGGAAG TGAAACTGACGGCAAGTGGTCTGAGATCACCTTTACTGGACCACACCCAAGATGCTGCAACCCCGTTAAGTACGGTGCAGTTGAAGAATTCTTTAACAAAGAAATCCAGCGTCAAACCTCGTCAGCCAGAAAGAGTATCGGGAGAGGCGGTAGTTCATGATGACTTAGATGAAGCATTTTCTAACCTGACAGGATTGAGTATGGTAACTCTGTACAACTGCATTGACTTGATTTCAAGCTCAGAAGAATCACGGGAACATTTCCTCAAAGCGGGTGCGATGCAAATTGTATGGTGTCGTCTTTTGACAGCCAATGCATCTACCCTTCAGCAAATCGCCTTGCCAACAGAAATGCTTCTGAATACGTGTTGCTGTATGAGCATGTTAGAGAAATACTATTCTG ACATCCTTGTTGAATTGGATGAACATAGCAAGACTCCAGCACTGGTGATAAGTGCTGATCGTTTGGAAGTAGCAAACCCCAACTGGACATTTGAAAGCGTTCGCGCGACCTTGTGTGTGGGACGTGGGTTGTCCGCGGGTCCCCCTTTCCCAGCAGGCTGGTATTATGAAGTCACACTCAAGTCTTCCGGGATTCTTCAGATAG GTTGGCAAACTGAGGATTGCCGCTATGGTCCTGAGAGGGGCGCAGGTGTTGGCGATGACAAGAACTCGTGCGCCTTTGATGGTGCGCGTTGTAAAATCTGGAGTGGGCCTCTCGGAGAACAAATTAACAATGACTATGGCAAAGAGTGGAGTTCCGGTGATGTGCTGAGCTGTCTGTTTTCGTGGAATGGCGAGGTGTCATATTGGCTCAATGGAGTAGACATGGACGTGGCATTCAGGGGCTTAAACACCGGAGTTAATTGGTATCCTGCAGCATCAGTTGCAATGGATCAGACGTGCAGCTTCAATTTTGGTGACAAGCCTTTCAG GTATAACATTCCCGAAGGCTATGTGGCAGTAAGCCATATAGTTAGCAATTTGGTTAAGAAGAACCCCCTGCGACTTTCGTCTTGCTGGACCCCAGTGAGTGGTAGCTTTGAGAGCATTgttgaagaagacgaagaactAAATGATGACAAGGACTTAGAAACCACCAATACAGAGCCTGGTTCTCATG GTAACAGAGACGCGAGTTCTTCAAGTAAAAAAGTCGACATTCTCGTCATGAACGAAAAACCAACACAACTAACATTGGAACATGGCTCCTCTGCCTCTGAGATGTTTTCTGACCCTCGTGAGACTAGTGAATTGTGTGGCTCTTCTCTTACTCAATCACTTGAACCAGCAAGCCATTCTTTAACCTTCGGTACACCATCGTGTAGTATTTTAACTGAAACGCCTCGCGCGTCCCCAATAAAACCTCAACCAAGCACACTGACATATACTCCGGGCAGCATCGAGCAGACTCCACTGTCAGCGGAAGGGACTGGTGAAACGATAGCCCCAGAAGAAAAGCCCCCCTGCGAAGAGAAGCACGTGACAAGTACGCCCTATTTGGAGTTTGACTCTATGATGGCATCCAAAGATTTACGTGATTCTAGAATGGGCACACGGGACGGAATTTCACAGTCTGACGATACATTCATGTGTGAGCTTG AGCGTGTTATACCGTGTCTTTATTTCGAAGCAGAGTTGAAGCAAGCACCATGTCGCGTCAAGCAAATGGGTTTTATCaacaaagaaacgaaagaGAAAATTTACTGTGACATACATGACGGGCACCTTCAGTTACCTAAAACGTCCAGTCCCTCCTCTTGCGAGCAAGAAAGGGTCCCGGATATTGTGGGATGTGCTGTTGTATTGTCCACTGGGCAAGTAATGTTCACTTTGGACGGTGTTCCAACTGGCCAGTTTTATGACTTTCCCACACCCATTGATCGCCTTTCTCCCTATATATCATGTACAAGAATACGCTGTAATTATGGACAGCGCTCATTCCTGTTTGAGGATGCGAACACGAAAGAGTCGTTTTCTTGTAGCGGCTCCCTGTTGTATAACTGTTTGCGATCAGTTAATACTGTAAAGAAACACTAA